AGGCCGCCTCGGCCTCGTCTTCCGCCGCGACATTCTCCTTCAGCGCTTCCCCCGCCGTCTCGCGCGCGATACCTTTCTGGTACAATTCCATCAGTAGCCGCTGCTTGCCGCGTGGCGCCAATTGCTGGCGCGTCTTGATCCATTCCTCGGCGAACTGTTGATCGTTGACATAGCCTTTCTCGCGCAGCCAGGCAATCGTCGCGGCGATTTCCTGCTCTTCAAACTTCTTGCGACGCAGATAGTCGTGCATCTCGCGTTCCGAGCGATTCCGGCGCGCCAAATAGCGCAAGGCGGCGTCGCGCACCTTGGCGATTCCCAACGCTTCGCGAATTTCTTCCAGGCGCGTTGCGTCCAGTTCGTCGCCGACATGCAAATCCAGCGCCGCCAATTGCTCCTCGGCGCAGCCGATGAAGAAGCGCCCGTCAAGATAGATTGACCAGCGCCGCGGATCGTTTTTCTGCGGCGTCAGCGCCGTGATCTTGACCATATATAGTACATTATAGAAATACAGCGCTTCCATGCCAAGTAACTTGCGTCACAACTTGTCGGCCGCTACCTTGATGCCGTGCTGTCCAAACTGATCAAATTCAACGCCTGGCTGGCGTTCGCCTGCGGCGTGTTCGCCCTGATCATGGCGCCGCAAATCATCGACACCGCGGCCGTCGCGATGGGCCAACGCCCCGACCGCGTCAGCCGCGACGAGGTCTATTTCGTCGCCGTCAGTCTTTTGCGTGTTTGCGGGATTCTCTTACTGGCTTACTCGACGCTGGTGCGCATTGTCCTCAAGAGCTTTGATCCGCTTGAGCATGTGCGCATTACCCTGACGATCTTTGCCATCGGCCTGCTCGTGTGGGGCGGCACGCTGCTCGTCTTGCTCCCCACCAAAAGCGCCATCCTGCTGTCAGTAGTTGCCGTTGCCTTGCTCGAGTGGCTGGCTATTCCCCTCTGGCTGCTGTTCAACTATAAGAAGACTGATGATTGGAAATCGGTACGACAGGATCCCCCCCGCTGAGATCGTCGATCACCGACCCAATTCGGTTGGATTTTGTTGCTCGAGGCGGCCACGTTCCCATCAAGTTAAGATCACTAAGTGAAATATCGAAAGTGAACTCCACTAACACCATTTAGTAGATTGACAACATCGACTAATTTGCGCATTTTATAGAAAATCAATCGGAAAGGAAAATGCGCTATGTGTCGGAGACTCCGTTTTCCGCTGCTGATTTTGATTGTGCTGGCAGTGTCACACCCACTATCTGCTCAAATCCACATCATTATCGGCTGGAACGATCTTGGGATGCACTGTAGTAACCAGGACTTCTCCAAGCTCGTGGTCTTACCGCCGTTCAACAATGTTCATGCCCAGGTGATCAGAGTCGGTGATGCTACCCATCTGCCGGTGGTTTTGACGACCGGGTATCACGTTACGTATGAGATCCCCGGAAACACCTACTCGGTCGGCAAGACCAACTTCTGGAGTTATGAAGACCAGATTTTCGGCGTCAGTCTGCCCGACAATATCGGCCTGACCGGCAACGGGCTTACCGGGCAAATGACGATCACCGAGAACTACTTCGCTGTTACCGGAATTCCGATCACGCCGTATCAGGATGCCGATCTGGTGCATGAGGACGCTTTCCAGCTCGGTCTTCTGAAGCTATACGATGCATCCGACCAACTCGTCGCCACCGCCCCGCCAGTGGTGCCGGTTTCCAACGAGATCAACTGCGTGAGCTCTGGTTGCCACGGAAGTGAAACGCAGATTCTCAATCAGCACGACGCTGAAGGCGGGTTCGATCCGAACAATACTCCGATTCTCTGCGCGTCGTGTCATTCGTCGAATGCCCTCGGGACTCCCGGTCAGCCGGGGTTGCCGTCGCTATCGGAAGCGATTCACAAGCAGCATGGCGAGCACACGAATGATTGTTACAAATGCCACCCGGGTCCGAACACGCAATGCCTGCGCGATGTTATGAAGGTCAAACACGGCTTCACCTGCCAGACTTGCCACGGAAGTGTGACGCAGGTTGGCGAGAGCATAAGTTCAGGGCGTATTCCGTGGCTGCAGGAACCCGCCTGCGGCGCGACCAATTGTCACGGATCGAACTTTGCAGAGGAACCGGGCAAGCTATTTCGGCAGTCGCGCGGTCACGGCGGTCTGTTCTGCAGCGCTTGCCACGGTGAACCGCATGCCATCGTCCCCAGCGGCAAAGATCGCGACAATGTTCAGAATATCGCTCTTCAAGGATTCGCCGGAACGCTAAAAAAGTGCGAAGTCTGCCACGGAGTCGCACCGACTGCTCCCGGGCCGCACGGCATCATGGCCAATCCCTGCAACTGCGGCGATGCCGACGGCAGCGGCGCCTTTTCGATTTCCGATGCTGTGTACTTGATTAATTACATCTTCGCCGGCGGTCCGGCGCCCAATCCGGTTTGCGAAGGCGACGCCGACGGTTCCGGTGCTATCTCCATATCGGACGCCGTCTATCTGATCAACTACATCTTCGCCGGCGGTCCGGCGCCCCACTGTGCTTAGGACCCGATCCAATCTTGTGGCGCCGGTCAGCATGCCGCCTCGGCCGGCGCCGCCATTACGCACTGACGATCTTCTGAATCGTGTTCCAATTGCGGGTCGTGATCTCGCGCCCAAATTGGGTTTCGAGGATCTTCAGCGCATCGGTTGTCCCAGTCCGCTCAGATAAAGTCAGCACGCTGAAGACCGTG
The nucleotide sequence above comes from Candidatus Zixiibacteriota bacterium. Encoded proteins:
- a CDS encoding RecX family transcriptional regulator, which codes for MEALYFYNVLYMVKITALTPQKNDPRRWSIYLDGRFFIGCAEEQLAALDLHVGDELDATRLEEIREALGIAKVRDAALRYLARRNRSEREMHDYLRRKKFEEQEIAATIAWLREKGYVNDQQFAEEWIKTRQQLAPRGKQRLLMELYQKGIARETAGEALKENVAAEDEAEAA